The sequence AGGGCTACAAGTTCTCCACCTACGCGACCTGGTGGATCAAGCAGGCGATCACCCGCGCGATGGCCGACCAGGCCCGGACCATCCGGATCCCGGTGCACATGGTCGAGGTGATCAACAAGCTCGCCCGGGTGCAGCGGCAGATGCTGCAGGACCTGGGCCGCGAGCCCACGCCGGAGGAACTGGCCGAGCAGCTGGACATGACTGCCGAGAAGGTGGTCGAGGTGCAGAAGTACGGTCGTGAGCCGATCTCCCTGCACACCCCGCTGGGTGAGGACGGCGATTCGGAGTTCGGTGACCTGATCGAGGACTCCGAGGCCGTCGTACCGGCCGAGGCGGTCTCGTTCACGCTGCTGCAGGAGCAGTTGCACGATGTGCTGGACACCTTGTCCGAGCGTGAGGCCGGGGTGGTCTCCATGCGGTTCGGCCTGACCGATGGACAGCCGAAGACGCTGGACGAGATCGGCAAGGTCTACGGCGTCACCCGCGAGCGGATCCGGCAGATCGAGTCCAAGACCATGTCGAAGCTCCGGCACCCGTCACGTTCGCAGGTGTTGCGCGACTACCTCGACTGAGAAACCCTGGTGTCCCGACGGAAATCCGCGTGATTGCTGGGGTTGAGTCGAGACACTAATACCGCACAGCGCTCTAGTCAAGAATATTGGGCTACACTTCCGGTGTGGACCTGACCGACCTGCTCGCCTCCTGGGAGCTACACCTGCGCGCTGAACGCAAGTCTGCCCAGACCGTGAAGTCCTACGGCGACGGCGTTCGTGCCTACATCCGGTTCTGTGACGAGCACGACCGGCCACAGAGCATCGACCGCACCACCCTGCGGTTGATGATGGATGTGATGCTGACCGAGGGCGCGAAGCCGGCGACCGCGACCTCACGCCACCTCGCGGTGCGCCGGTTCTCGGCATGGCTGACCGAGGAAGGCGAGCAGGACACCGACCCCCTGCTCGGACTGAAGGCACCCAAGCTCGACCAGCCGGTTGTCGAGCCGCTGAGTGACGCCGACCTGCGCGCACTGATCAAGGCGTGCAAAGGCCCGGCGATGCGGGACCGGCGGGATGAGGCGATCATCCGATTGATGTTCACCACCGGCGCCCGTGCGGGCGAGGTCGTCGGGATGCAGACCACCGACCTCGACCTGCGCGAGAACCCGCCGAACGCGATCATCCGGCGCGGCAAGGGCGGGCGTGGCCGGTCGGTGCCGTTGGCCGTCGAGGTGGCCGCAGCGCTCGACCGGTACCTCCGGGCGCGGAAGTCGCACCGACTCGCCAGTGAGCCTGCCCTGTGGCTCGGTGACCGGGGCAAGACGTTCACCTACGACGCGCTGCACAAGACCCTGCGTGGTCGGGCCGACGCCGCTGGGGTCGAGGGGTTCCATCCGCACAGGCTGCGACACACGGCGGCGCACCGATGGCTGTCGCGAGGTGGCTCAGAGGGCGGGCTGATGGCTGTTGCCGGCTGGACCCGACCGGAGATGCTGCTGCGCTACACCCGCGCCCAATCAGCAGCACGAGCCGCTGCCGAGGCCGAGCGCCTGAACCTGGGGGACATATGACCGGCCGCGCAGCGGATGAGGAGGGCGGCGTCACCTTCACCGACTGGGACGAGTACCGAGACTGGCTCGACGAGAAGGGCGAGTTGGCCGTGACCGCGTACGCCGCGCTCAAGAAGGCGGGTGCGTTGAAGGATCACCGACTCGTCGCATACCGGTGCGGCAACCGACGCCGGTGCCTGCTACTCGATGTAGTCAACATGCCACCACCGGTCGGGCCGATCTTTCACAGGCCGCGGTACAAACTGTCTCCGAAGGTCAACGCCGCCACCAGCAACGACTCGGGAAGGGCCGCGAACACCGAGGATGGTGACCACAAGTGGAAGGCGCAGACATTCCCGCCTGCCCAGTGCCTGAACGTCAGTTTGTCGTGTGATCACCTGCAGCATGTTTTGGTGAGCAAGGAACGTATTCAGGCCGATGTTGATGCGGGTCGCCGGGAGGTCATTATCACCCCGCAGGATTCCGAGTCGCCGCCCAACGCATCCATTTCCCGACAATGACGACGGTATGCTGTAGGGTAGGAACAACGTAGAGCCCGTTATGTAAATGACAGCCCCGGATTTGGCACCCCGGCGACGCCCGAAAGGGGCGAAGCTGTCATGCCCGAATCTGAACGGCGACTCCGCTCGTCAATCGCAGCCCACACCAGTTGGGCCAACACCGAGAACCGCAGCAAGCGCACCGCGCCCGCCCGTGCTGCTCTCGACGCCAAGTTCCTGGCCGAGGCCGGGGGAGACCCCAAGCGGGCCGAATCCCTACGCAAGGCGCATTTTCAGCGTCTCGCGCTGAAGTCAGCCAAGGCACGGCGTAAGGCCAAGGAGGCCGCTGCCGAATCCGCCGAGGTTGCCGCAGAGCTCGACGCGCTGGGCGGTGCCGCATGCTGAGTTCAGAAAACAGAAGCCGCCCGGCGGGCAACCGGGCGGCCAACAAGATCAACGCGGGAACGGGATCTACCTACAGTGTAGTTGATCTGGACGCGATGGCCGCGCAAGTCGATGGCGCGTTCGTCGTGCTGGTCCGTGTCGCTGACGATCGCTACCGCCGGCGAGTGTTCCTCACCGTCAAATCAGCAGAGAACCACGCACGCAAAGCGCAGCAGCGCGGCCAAGATGCTCGAATCTTCCTTTGTGAGTTGAAGCCGCTGGTCAAGGTGTGCGGCCTGGAAGCGGCACCGCTGCCGGGGGTGGTCGCATGACACCCATTCAGTACCGGCCACATCGGGAGAAGTTGCAGTACCTGCGAGGGATTCTTGCCGCGATCGACTGGCAGGAGCAGATGCGGGTCCGGGCCATCCGTGAGGCGATCAGGATGGCGACGGCCGAGTTCTGGGAGCGTCGCGCGACCGACTTCGAGTGGGTGATGCAGGAGCGGTTCACCGATCCCCTGGACGCCTGCACTGAGGGCATGGAACCGAACCGGGCAACCGCGTTGTCATGCCGGCGTCACGCTCACCTGCTGCGGACCGGGTTCTTTGCCGAGCCGTGGTGGGGATTCGATGAGGACTTTGCCGACATCCTGGCCGAGAGGCAGGTGGCGTGATGAGCGAGGATGAGAAGAAGAAGTCGCCGTCGGCCGCGCACGTCCTGGTCGAGTTGGCGTTGAAGAAGTACCGCTTCGGCTGCACACCGGACGGGCAGCCTTACGCATGCCCGCGCGGCAGGGGTGCGCACATCGTGCGGCAGTTGCGTGGCGGGCGTCAGTCGCTACGAGCCGAGCTGGCCAAGATGTATCGGCAGGACCAGCACGCGATCCCACCACAGCAGTCGCTGGCCGATGCCGTGCTGGTGTTGGAAGGTGAAGCGCAGGACGCCACCCCGGTCGCCACGCACCTGCGAGTGGCCGAGGCCGACGGGTCGACGTGGATCGACCTGGGCGACGCGATCGGCACCACTGTCCGGCTGAACGCGAACGGCTGGCAGTTGACCAGCGATGTTCCGGTGCTGTTCGCGCGGACCGCTCTGACCGGAACCCTGCCGTCGCCGGCGGTCGGTGGTGATCTGGCCGAGTTGTGGGAGTTGATCAACGTGGCCGAGCCGGATCGGCCGTTGGTGCTGGCATGGCTGGTGTCAGCGATCCTGCGGGCCGACATTCCCCACCCGATCGCTGCGCTGTTCGGTGAACAGGGCACCGGCAAGTCCACCGCGTCGCGACTGTTGACGCAGTTGGTCGACCCGTCCCCGGTGCCGCTGCGCAAGCCACCGCGCGATGCCGACTCGTGGGTGACCGCAGCAGCGGGTAGTTGGCTGGTGGCTCTGGACAATCTGTCGACGGTGCCGGACTGGCTCAGCGACTCGCTGTGTCGGGCCGCTACCGGTGACGGCGATGTGCGCCGCCAGCTCTACACCGACGGACAGTTGGCGGTGTTCGCGTTCCGCCGGGTGATGCTTCTCAACGGCATCGACGTGGGCGCGCTGCGCGGCGACCTGGCCGAACGGCTGATCATGATCAACCTGACCCGGATAGCCGAGGCCGACCGCATGACCGAGCACGACCTCGACACTCGCTGGCAGGAGGCCTATCCGCGACTGTTCGGTGCGCTGCTCGATCTGGCAGCGGGGGTGGCAGGGAAGATTCCCTCTGTCCGTCTTGCCAGCAAGCCGAGAATGGCCGACTTCGCGCTGATCTTGGCTGCCGTCGATCAACTGCTCGGCACGACCGGCGCCGAGCGGTATCTGTCGCAGTCGCGCACACTGGCTGAGGACAGTCTGGAATCCGATCCGTTCTTGGCTGCGGTGAAGACGTATGGGGAATCGTTCACCGGTACTGCGGCTGATCTGCTGGACGCGGTGACGCCGACGGAGGACGGTTGGCGACCGTCCCGGGACTGGCCGAAGAACGCGCGCACCGTGACCAGTCTGCTGCGGCGTAACGCACCAGCACTGCGCAAGGCCGGCTGGATCGTCGACGACCTGGGGAATCAGAACAAGGCCGGCACCACCGAGTGGCACCTCGACCCACCCGACGGTGACCGTCCTGAGAAGGCCGGTAATCGT comes from Naumannella halotolerans and encodes:
- a CDS encoding tyrosine-type recombinase/integrase → MDLTDLLASWELHLRAERKSAQTVKSYGDGVRAYIRFCDEHDRPQSIDRTTLRLMMDVMLTEGAKPATATSRHLAVRRFSAWLTEEGEQDTDPLLGLKAPKLDQPVVEPLSDADLRALIKACKGPAMRDRRDEAIIRLMFTTGARAGEVVGMQTTDLDLRENPPNAIIRRGKGGRGRSVPLAVEVAAALDRYLRARKSHRLASEPALWLGDRGKTFTYDALHKTLRGRADAAGVEGFHPHRLRHTAAHRWLSRGGSEGGLMAVAGWTRPEMLLRYTRAQSAARAAAEAERLNLGDI